The Apium graveolens cultivar Ventura chromosome 11, ASM990537v1, whole genome shotgun sequence genome has a window encoding:
- the LOC141695469 gene encoding uncharacterized protein LOC141695469, which translates to MASNNFKGDHYNSWAIKMKSYLKAMSLWEAIESDVEPIPLPQNPTAAQIKKRDEEVAREAKALSCLHSAVSEEIFTTIMGCDTPKEAWTKIKEEFEGNKQTKLMQILNLKREFEMMRMKSNEGVKEYGGRLIFIVNQIKLLGGDFSSQRVVDKLLVTFPEKYETKISSLEDTKDLSKLTILELINSLHDVDQRRSMREEEIGGKNEGLLLAKASSSKGTGNKVQCNHYHKMDHEEKGCL; encoded by the coding sequence ATGGCATCAAATAACTTCAAAGGAGATCATTATAATTCATGGGCTATCAAAATGAAATCATATTTGAAAGCTATGAGTTTGTGGGAAGCAATTGAGAGTGATGTTGAGCCAATCCCTCTTCCACAAAATCCAACAGCAGCTCAAATCAAAAAACGTGATGAAGAAGTGGCAAGAGAAGCAAAGGCACTTTCATGTCTACATTCGGCTGTGTCGGAAGAGATCTTTACAACTATTATGGGTTGTGATACTCCTAAAGAAGCATGGACAAAAATTAAGGAAGAATTTGAAGGCAACAAACAAACCAAACTGATGCAAATTCTGAACCTCAAGAGAGAGTTtgagatgatgagaatgaaaagTAATGAAGGCGTCAAGGAATATGGGGGTAGGTTGATTTTCATCGTTAACCAAATCAAATTACTTGGTGGAGACTTCTCAAGTCAAAGAGTTGTGGACAAACTTTTAGTGACTTTTCCCGAGAAGTATGAAACTAAAATTTCCTCACTAGAAGATACTAAAGATCTCTCGAAATTAACTATTTTAGAATTGATCAATTCACTTCACGACGTGGACCAAAGGAGATCAATGAGGGAGGAAGAAATTGGAGGAAAAAATGAGGGACTCCTATTAGCTAAAGCTTCATCTTCAAAAGGCACAGGCAACAAAGTTCAATGCAACCATTATCATAAAATGGATCATGAAGAAAAAGGCTgcttgtaa